One genomic region from Streptomyces sp. NBC_01431 encodes:
- a CDS encoding cysteine desulfurase/sulfurtransferase TusA family protein, with product MPYFDAASSAPLHPVARQALQASLDEGWADPARLYREGRRARLLLDAAREAAADAVGCRPDELSFTSSGTSAVHTGIYGSLSGRRRVGRHLAVSAVEHSSVLHAAAAHEAAGGSVTEVPVDRTGRVSPETYAAALRPDTALACLQSANHEVGTLQPVAEVAEACRAAGVPLLVDAAQSLAWGRVEGTWSMLVASAHKWGGPAGVGLLAVRKGVRFSPQGPADERESGRAAGFENIPAIVAAAASLRAVRAGAAAEAERLRGLVDRIRARVAELVPDVEVVGDPLRRLPHLVTFSCLYVDGETLLHELDRAEFSVSSGSSCTSSTLTPSHVLRAMGVLSEGNVRVSLPTGTPEQEVDRFLGVLPEVVASVRTRLGAPVASAGAADAQEFVVDSLGKLCPIPVIELAKAIGNVPVGGVVTVLADDEAARLDIPAWCEMRGQEYAGEHPVAGGTAYRVRRTS from the coding sequence GTGCCCTACTTCGACGCGGCCTCCTCCGCACCCCTGCACCCCGTCGCCCGCCAGGCCCTGCAAGCCTCCCTGGACGAGGGCTGGGCCGATCCGGCCCGGCTCTACCGGGAGGGACGGCGGGCCAGGCTGCTGCTCGACGCGGCGCGGGAGGCCGCCGCGGACGCCGTCGGCTGCCGTCCGGACGAGCTCAGCTTCACCAGTTCGGGGACCAGCGCGGTGCACACCGGAATTTACGGATCCTTGTCCGGGCGTCGGCGTGTCGGGCGGCATCTGGCGGTGTCGGCGGTCGAGCACTCCTCGGTCCTGCATGCCGCGGCCGCCCATGAGGCGGCCGGTGGTTCGGTGACCGAGGTGCCGGTGGACCGTACCGGCCGGGTCTCCCCCGAGACGTATGCCGCGGCCCTGCGCCCCGACACCGCGCTCGCCTGCCTCCAGTCCGCCAACCACGAGGTGGGCACGCTCCAGCCGGTGGCCGAAGTGGCCGAGGCGTGCCGGGCGGCCGGGGTGCCGCTGCTCGTGGACGCGGCGCAGTCGCTGGCCTGGGGGCGGGTCGAGGGCACCTGGTCGATGCTCGTGGCGAGCGCGCACAAATGGGGCGGACCGGCCGGAGTCGGGCTTCTCGCGGTGCGCAAAGGCGTCCGGTTCTCCCCTCAAGGGCCCGCGGACGAGCGGGAGTCGGGGCGCGCGGCCGGCTTCGAGAACATTCCGGCGATCGTGGCGGCGGCCGCTTCGCTGCGCGCCGTACGGGCCGGGGCCGCGGCCGAGGCGGAGCGGCTGCGGGGGCTGGTGGACCGGATCCGCGCCCGGGTCGCGGAGCTGGTGCCGGATGTGGAGGTGGTCGGCGATCCGCTGCGGCGGCTGCCGCATCTGGTCACCTTCTCCTGTCTCTATGTCGACGGAGAGACCCTGCTGCACGAGCTCGACCGGGCTGAATTCTCCGTTTCATCCGGTTCGTCCTGCACCAGCAGCACCCTGACGCCCAGCCATGTGCTGCGCGCGATGGGGGTGCTGAGCGAGGGAAACGTCCGGGTGTCGCTTCCCACCGGCACGCCGGAGCAGGAGGTCGACCGTTTTCTGGGGGTGCTGCCGGAGGTGGTCGCGTCCGTGCGGACCAGACTGGGCGCACCGGTCGCGTCCGCCGGGGCCGCCGACGCGCAGGAGTTCGTGGTGGACTCGCTCGGCAAGCTCTGCCCGATCCCGGTGATCGAGCTCGCGAAGGCGATCGGGAACGTACCGGTGGGCGGCGTCGTGACGGTCCTCGCCGACGACGAGGCGGCCCGGCTCGACATCCCGGCGTGGTGCGAGATGCGGGGGCAGGAGTACGCCGGGGAGCACCCGGTGGCGGGTGGAACCGCCTACCGGGTGCGCCGTACGAGCTGA
- the qcrA gene encoding cytochrome bc1 complex Rieske iron-sulfur subunit: MSSQENSENLPEAQASAHGAVETAQDPFADPGLPAHKPRIQDIDERAAKRSERAVAFMFLLSMLATVAFIASYVTFPSDKIIYVFPIGHVSALNFSLGLTLGVALFCIGAGAVHWARTLMSDVEMPAERHEIAAPPEVKAQVLADFRQGAAESGFGRRKLIRNTMFGALAMVPLSGVMLLRDLGTLPEDKLRHTMWTKGKALINMNTNEPLRPEDLTIGSLTFAKPEGLEESAHDFQTQIAKAALMLVRIKPEDIKDKRELEWSHQGIVAYSKICTHVGCPISLYEQQTHHVLCPCHQSTFDLSDGARVIFGPAGHALPQLRIGVNDEGYLEALGDFEEPVGPAFWERG, from the coding sequence ATGAGTAGCCAAGAGAATTCCGAGAACCTGCCCGAAGCGCAGGCATCCGCGCACGGCGCGGTAGAGACGGCGCAGGACCCGTTCGCCGACCCGGGACTGCCGGCCCACAAGCCGCGCATCCAGGACATCGACGAGCGGGCGGCCAAGCGTTCCGAGCGCGCGGTCGCGTTCATGTTCCTCCTGTCGATGCTCGCGACGGTCGCCTTCATCGCCTCGTACGTGACGTTCCCGTCCGACAAGATCATCTACGTCTTCCCGATCGGGCACGTCAGCGCGCTGAACTTCTCCCTGGGTCTGACCCTGGGCGTCGCGCTGTTCTGCATCGGCGCGGGCGCGGTCCACTGGGCCCGCACCCTGATGTCGGACGTCGAGATGCCGGCCGAGCGTCACGAGATCGCGGCCCCGCCGGAGGTCAAGGCGCAGGTCCTGGCCGACTTCCGACAGGGCGCGGCCGAGTCCGGTTTCGGACGGCGCAAGCTGATCCGCAACACCATGTTCGGTGCGCTGGCCATGGTTCCGCTCTCCGGTGTGATGCTGCTGCGCGACCTGGGCACGCTGCCCGAGGACAAGCTGCGGCACACCATGTGGACCAAGGGCAAGGCCCTGATCAACATGAACACCAACGAGCCGCTGCGTCCTGAGGACCTGACGATCGGTTCGCTCACCTTCGCCAAGCCCGAGGGCCTGGAGGAGAGCGCGCACGACTTCCAGACGCAGATCGCCAAGGCCGCCCTGATGCTCGTCCGGATCAAGCCGGAGGACATCAAGGACAAGCGCGAGCTCGAATGGTCGCACCAGGGCATCGTCGCGTACTCGAAGATCTGCACCCACGTCGGTTGCCCGATCTCCCTATACGAGCAGCAGACGCACCACGTGCTCTGCCCGTGCCACCAGTCCACCTTCGACCTCTCCGACGGCGCCCGCGTCATCTTCGGCCCGGCCGGTCACGCCCTTCCGCAGCTGCGGATCGGTGTGAATGACGAGGGTTACCTCGAAGCGCTCGGCGACTTCGAAGAGCCCGTCGGTCCTGCCTTCTGGGAGCGCGGATGA
- the ctaD gene encoding aa3-type cytochrome oxidase subunit I: MSILNESQGAAAADDSYENELPVRRKQPGNVVIKWLTTTDHKTIGTMYLVTSFAFFCIGGIMALFMRAELARPGTQIMSNEQFNQAFTMHGTIMLLMFATPLFAGFANWIMPLQIGAPDVAFPRLNMFAYWLYLFGSTIAVGGFLTPQGAADFGWFAYSPLSDAVRSPGIGADMWIMGLAFSGFGTILGSVNFITTIICMRAPGMTMFRMPIFVWNVLLTGVLVLLAFPVLAAALFALEADRKFGAHVFDSSNGGALLWQHLFWFFGHPEVYIIALPFFGIISEVIPVFSRKPMFGYSGLIGATIAIAGLSVTVWAHHMYVTGGVLLPFFSFMTFLIAVPTGVKFFNWIGTMWKGSLSFETPMLWAVGFLITFTFGGLTGVILASPPMDFHVSDSYFVVAHFHYVIFGTVVFAMFSGFHFWWPKFTGKMLDERLGKITFWTLFVGFHGTFLVQHWLGVEGMPRRYADYLAADGFTALNTISTISSFLLGLSILPFFYNVWKTAKYGKKIEVDDPWGYGRSLEWATSCPPPRHNFLTMPRIRSESPAFDLHHPEIAALDQLENHGDVHGDKMLAGGKEAGK, from the coding sequence GTGAGCATCCTCAACGAATCTCAGGGTGCCGCGGCAGCAGACGACTCGTACGAGAACGAGCTGCCGGTCCGGCGCAAGCAGCCGGGAAACGTCGTCATCAAGTGGTTGACCACCACTGATCACAAGACGATCGGCACGATGTACCTGGTCACGTCGTTCGCGTTCTTCTGCATCGGCGGCATCATGGCGCTCTTCATGCGCGCCGAACTCGCCCGTCCCGGCACGCAGATCATGTCGAACGAGCAGTTCAACCAGGCGTTCACGATGCACGGCACGATCATGCTGCTGATGTTCGCGACGCCGCTGTTCGCCGGATTCGCGAACTGGATCATGCCGCTGCAGATCGGCGCGCCCGACGTGGCGTTCCCGCGGCTGAACATGTTCGCCTACTGGCTCTACCTGTTCGGCTCGACCATCGCGGTCGGTGGCTTCCTCACCCCGCAGGGCGCGGCGGACTTCGGCTGGTTCGCCTACAGCCCGCTGTCGGACGCGGTCCGCTCGCCGGGTATCGGCGCCGATATGTGGATCATGGGTCTGGCCTTCTCCGGCTTCGGCACGATCCTCGGCTCGGTCAACTTCATCACCACGATCATCTGCATGCGCGCCCCTGGCATGACGATGTTCCGGATGCCGATCTTCGTGTGGAACGTCCTGCTGACCGGTGTGCTGGTCCTGCTGGCCTTCCCGGTCCTGGCGGCCGCGCTGTTCGCCCTGGAGGCGGACCGCAAGTTCGGTGCGCATGTCTTTGACTCCAGTAACGGCGGCGCGCTCCTGTGGCAACACCTCTTCTGGTTCTTCGGCCATCCAGAGGTGTACATCATCGCGTTGCCATTCTTCGGAATCATTTCCGAAGTGATCCCAGTGTTCTCGAGAAAGCCGATGTTCGGCTACTCGGGCCTGATCGGCGCGACCATCGCGATCGCGGGTCTGTCCGTGACCGTGTGGGCGCACCACATGTACGTCACCGGTGGCGTGCTCCTGCCGTTCTTCTCCTTCATGACGTTCCTCATCGCCGTGCCAACGGGTGTGAAGTTCTTCAACTGGATCGGCACGATGTGGAAGGGCTCACTGTCCTTCGAGACGCCCATGCTGTGGGCCGTCGGCTTCCTGATCACCTTCACCTTCGGTGGTCTGACCGGCGTCATCCTGGCCTCGCCGCCGATGGACTTCCACGTCTCCGACTCGTACTTCGTCGTCGCGCACTTCCACTACGTCATCTTCGGCACCGTGGTCTTCGCGATGTTCTCCGGATTCCACTTCTGGTGGCCGAAGTTCACCGGAAAGATGCTGGACGAGCGACTCGGCAAGATCACCTTCTGGACGCTGTTCGTGGGCTTCCACGGCACGTTCCTGGTGCAGCACTGGCTGGGTGTCGAGGGCATGCCGCGTCGTTACGCCGACTACCTGGCGGCGGACGGCTTCACCGCCCTGAACACCATCTCGACGATCTCCTCGTTCCTGCTCGGTCTGTCGATCCTGCCGTTCTTCTACAACGTCTGGAAGACCGCCAAGTACGGCAAGAAGATCGAGGTCGACGACCCGTGGGGCTACGGCCGTTCGCTGGAGTGGGCGACCTCCTGCCCGCCGCCGCGGCACAACTTCCTCACGATGCCGCGCATTCGCTCCGAATCGCCGGCCTTCGACCTGCACCACCCGGAGATCGCGGCTCTCGACCAGCTCGAGAACCACGGCGACGTCCACGGTGACAAGATGCTCGCCGGTGGCAAGGAGGCCGGGAAGTGA
- a CDS encoding carbohydrate kinase family protein, with protein sequence MRIAVTGSIATDHLMTFPGRFTDQLVADQLHTVSLSFLVDNLDVRRGGVGPNICFGMGQLGGNPILVGAAGSDFDEYRAWLDRHGVDTGSVRISEVLHTARFVCTTDADHNQIGSFYTGAMSEARQIELKAVADRVGGLDLVLISADDPEAMLRHTEECKARSIPFAADFSQQIVRMSGDDIRTLLEGATYLFSNEYEKGLIENKTGWSDEEILAKVGHRVTTLGSRGVRIEKAGAEPIVVGVPEEEAKVDPTGVGDGFRAGFLTGLSWGVGHERAAQLGCMVATLVIETLGTQEYTLRRAHFMDRFTKAYGEEAAAEVRAHLQ encoded by the coding sequence GTGCGTATCGCAGTCACCGGCTCCATCGCCACCGACCACCTCATGACCTTCCCCGGCCGATTCACCGACCAGCTGGTCGCCGATCAGCTGCACACGGTCTCCCTCTCCTTCCTGGTCGACAACCTCGACGTGCGCCGTGGCGGTGTCGGTCCCAACATCTGCTTCGGCATGGGCCAGCTCGGCGGCAACCCGATCCTGGTCGGCGCGGCAGGTTCCGACTTCGACGAGTACCGCGCCTGGCTCGACCGCCACGGCGTCGACACCGGGTCGGTGCGGATCTCCGAGGTCCTGCACACCGCCCGCTTCGTGTGCACCACCGACGCCGACCACAACCAGATCGGCTCCTTCTACACGGGCGCGATGAGCGAGGCCCGCCAGATCGAACTGAAAGCGGTCGCCGACCGCGTGGGCGGCCTCGACCTCGTGCTGATCAGCGCGGACGACCCCGAGGCGATGCTCCGCCACACCGAGGAGTGCAAGGCGCGGAGCATCCCCTTCGCGGCCGACTTCTCGCAGCAGATCGTCCGCATGTCCGGCGACGACATCCGCACCCTGCTCGAAGGCGCGACGTACCTCTTCTCCAACGAGTACGAGAAGGGGCTCATCGAGAACAAGACCGGGTGGAGCGACGAGGAGATCCTCGCCAAGGTCGGCCACCGGGTCACCACCCTCGGCTCGCGCGGGGTGCGCATCGAGAAGGCCGGCGCCGAGCCGATCGTCGTGGGCGTCCCCGAGGAGGAGGCCAAGGTCGACCCGACGGGCGTGGGCGACGGGTTCCGCGCCGGGTTCCTCACGGGTCTGTCCTGGGGCGTCGGACACGAGCGCGCCGCCCAGCTCGGCTGCATGGTGGCCACCCTGGTCATCGAGACGCTGGGCACCCAGGAGTACACGCTGCGCCGCGCCCACTTCATGGACCGGTTCACCAAGGCGTACGGCGAGGAGGCCGCCGCCGAGGTGCGGGCCCACCTCCAGTAG
- the qcrC gene encoding cytochrome bc1 complex diheme cytochrome c subunit gives MKKLSARRRHPLAAVVVLLLALAATGGLYAAFAPAGKAQADETAQSLAIDEGKKLYSVGCASCHGTGGQGTSDGPSLVGVGSAAVDFQVGTGRMPAQQPGAQVPKKKVIYSQSEIDQLSAYVASLGAGPIAPTKEQYNPNGADIAKGGELFRTNCSQCHNVTGEGGALTNGKFAPSLADVDPKHIYEAMQTGPQNMPSFPDTTMPQKQKQDIIAYLHAVNSDETPSPGGLKLGGLGPVSEGLFGWIFGLGALIAVAIWVAAHTAKAKKS, from the coding sequence GTGAAAAAGCTCTCCGCACGACGACGCCATCCGCTGGCGGCGGTCGTCGTCCTACTCCTCGCGCTGGCGGCCACCGGGGGGCTGTACGCCGCGTTCGCGCCCGCGGGCAAGGCACAGGCTGACGAAACCGCCCAGTCCCTCGCCATCGACGAGGGCAAGAAGCTCTACTCCGTCGGCTGCGCCAGCTGCCACGGAACCGGCGGCCAGGGCACCTCTGACGGCCCGTCCCTCGTCGGCGTCGGCTCGGCCGCCGTGGACTTCCAGGTCGGCACCGGCCGCATGCCGGCGCAGCAGCCCGGCGCGCAGGTGCCGAAGAAGAAGGTCATCTACTCGCAGAGCGAGATCGACCAGCTCTCGGCGTACGTCGCCTCGCTCGGCGCCGGCCCCATCGCGCCGACCAAGGAGCAGTACAACCCGAACGGAGCGGACATCGCCAAGGGTGGCGAGCTGTTCCGCACCAACTGCTCCCAGTGCCACAACGTCACGGGTGAGGGCGGTGCCCTGACCAACGGCAAGTTCGCCCCCAGCCTGGCGGACGTGGACCCCAAGCACATCTACGAGGCCATGCAGACCGGCCCGCAGAACATGCCGTCCTTCCCGGACACGACGATGCCGCAGAAGCAGAAGCAGGACATCATCGCCTACCTGCACGCGGTCAACAGCGACGAGACCCCGAGCCCGGGTGGGCTCAAGCTGGGCGGGCTCGGCCCGGTCAGTGAGGGTCTGTTCGGCTGGATCTTCGGTCTGGGTGCCCTCATCGCAGTAGCCATCTGGGTCGCGGCCCACACCGCTAAGGCCAAGAAGTCATGA
- a CDS encoding cytochrome c oxidase subunit 4: MKIQGKMFLWLSAFILIMAVVYGVWSKEAAGTTALVMAFGLSVMIGFYLAFTARRVDVGAQDDKEADVADDAGEVGFFSPHSWQPLSLAIGGALAFLAIAMGWWLLYFSAPLILIGLYGWVFEYYRGENQNQ, encoded by the coding sequence GTGAAGATCCAGGGCAAGATGTTCCTGTGGCTGTCCGCCTTCATCCTGATCATGGCCGTCGTGTACGGCGTGTGGTCGAAGGAAGCGGCCGGAACCACCGCGCTCGTCATGGCCTTCGGCCTGAGCGTCATGATCGGCTTCTACCTGGCCTTCACGGCCCGGCGGGTCGACGTGGGTGCCCAGGACGACAAGGAGGCCGACGTCGCGGACGACGCCGGTGAGGTCGGCTTCTTCTCGCCGCACTCCTGGCAGCCGCTCTCGCTCGCCATCGGCGGCGCCCTGGCCTTCCTCGCGATCGCGATGGGCTGGTGGCTGCTGTACTTCTCGGCACCGCTGATCCTGATCGGTCTCTACGGCTGGGTGTTCGAGTACTACCGCGGCGAGAACCAGAACCAGTAG
- a CDS encoding L,D-transpeptidase: MSHAPRIRTVLSCTLLVLSLGVGATGCGGPTTNPLSAKPYDAAGQVAYNGPAGSQKADPGKPLEVTATGKDSRLTDVTAVDGNGRFLAGELAADGSRWHSTAPLVAGAHYTVKVSTENEDGSPGLRTLTFDTAAVKDAVEVEFGPDAGQYGVGQPITAELSKPVKDKKARAIVEHALIVESTPKVEGQWYWVGDKVLHYRPKEYWPTHATINVHSNLEGVKIADKLYGGPGKPLKITTGDRVEAITDAAGHYMTVKRNGEVINTIPVTTGKPGYSTRNGVKVVLGKQYFVRMRGETVGISSSSSDGYDLPVYYATRVTWSGEYVHAAPWSVGSQGSANVSHGCTGMSTGNAAWFFENINEGDIVKVVNSIGEDMTPFDNGFGDWNLSWDEWREGSVLQDDIKAGQKRVNSARLRPGV; the protein is encoded by the coding sequence ATGAGCCACGCACCGCGTATCCGCACCGTACTGAGCTGCACCCTGCTGGTCCTGTCCCTCGGTGTGGGGGCGACGGGGTGCGGCGGGCCAACCACCAACCCGCTCTCCGCCAAGCCTTACGACGCGGCCGGGCAGGTTGCCTACAACGGCCCCGCGGGCAGTCAGAAGGCGGATCCGGGCAAGCCGTTGGAGGTCACTGCCACGGGCAAGGACAGCCGCCTGACCGACGTCACGGCCGTCGACGGCAACGGACGCTTCCTGGCGGGCGAACTGGCCGCCGACGGCAGCCGCTGGCACTCCACCGCCCCGCTGGTCGCCGGCGCGCACTACACGGTCAAGGTCTCCACGGAAAACGAGGACGGCTCTCCTGGGCTGCGCACCCTGACGTTCGACACAGCGGCGGTCAAGGACGCCGTGGAGGTCGAATTCGGCCCGGACGCGGGCCAGTACGGCGTCGGTCAGCCCATCACCGCGGAACTCAGCAAGCCGGTCAAGGACAAGAAGGCCCGCGCGATCGTCGAACACGCCCTGATCGTCGAGTCCACGCCCAAGGTGGAGGGCCAGTGGTACTGGGTGGGCGACAAGGTCCTGCACTACCGCCCCAAGGAGTACTGGCCCACCCACGCCACCATCAACGTCCACTCCAACCTGGAGGGCGTGAAGATCGCCGACAAGCTGTACGGCGGCCCCGGCAAGCCCCTGAAGATCACCACCGGCGACCGCGTCGAAGCCATCACGGATGCGGCCGGTCACTACATGACGGTCAAGCGCAACGGAGAAGTGATCAACACCATTCCGGTCACCACCGGAAAGCCCGGATACTCCACCCGCAACGGCGTCAAGGTCGTCCTGGGCAAGCAGTACTTCGTACGTATGCGCGGGGAGACCGTGGGCATCTCGTCGAGCAGCTCGGACGGCTATGACCTGCCCGTCTACTACGCGACGCGGGTCACCTGGAGCGGCGAGTACGTGCACGCCGCGCCCTGGTCGGTCGGCTCGCAGGGCTCGGCGAACGTCAGCCACGGCTGTACGGGCATGAGCACGGGCAACGCGGCGTGGTTCTTCGAGAACATCAACGAGGGCGACATCGTCAAGGTCGTCAACAGCATCGGCGAGGACATGACGCCCTTCGACAACGGCTTCGGCGACTGGAACCTGTCGTGGGACGAGTGGCGCGAGGGCAGCGTCCTGCAGGACGACATCAAGGCCGGGCAGAAGCGAGTGAACTCCGCCCGGCTGCGGCCCGGAGTGTGA
- the ctaC gene encoding aa3-type cytochrome oxidase subunit II produces MSPNGSDRSSRRPMRRKLPQVLTAGLVLATASGCSYNWKDFPRLGMPTPVTEEGPRILSLWQGSWAAALATGVLVWGLILWSVIFHRRSRTKVEVPPQTRYNMPIEALYTVVPLIIVSVLFYFTARDESKLLELTPKPPHTINVVGYQWSWGFNYIEDVPGVKGDAKTDKNLAGIADRFKTAFPANAGGVYDVGIPGMRNPQTNNPGPTLWLPIGEKVRFVLTSRDVIHDFWVVPFLMKMDVIPGHTNSFEVTPNQEGTFLGKCAELCGVDHSRMLFNVKVVSPERYQQHLKELAAKGQTGYVPAGIAQTDPAKNAETNKL; encoded by the coding sequence GTGAGTCCCAACGGCTCCGACCGCTCGTCGCGGCGCCCGATGCGGCGGAAGCTGCCGCAGGTGCTGACTGCGGGCCTGGTCCTGGCGACAGCATCCGGTTGCTCGTACAACTGGAAAGACTTCCCTCGACTTGGTATGCCCACTCCGGTGACGGAAGAGGGTCCCAGGATTCTGTCCCTCTGGCAGGGCTCGTGGGCGGCAGCGCTCGCCACGGGCGTGCTGGTCTGGGGCCTGATCCTGTGGAGCGTCATCTTCCACCGGCGCAGCCGCACCAAGGTCGAGGTACCCCCGCAGACCCGGTACAACATGCCCATCGAGGCGCTGTACACCGTGGTACCGCTCATCATCGTTTCGGTGCTCTTCTACTTCACCGCACGCGACGAGTCGAAGCTCCTTGAGCTCACCCCGAAGCCCCCCCACACCATCAACGTGGTCGGCTATCAGTGGAGCTGGGGCTTCAACTACATCGAGGACGTGCCCGGTGTTAAGGGTGACGCCAAGACGGACAAGAACCTGGCCGGGATCGCGGATCGCTTCAAGACGGCTTTCCCGGCGAACGCGGGCGGTGTCTACGACGTCGGTATCCCCGGCATGCGTAACCCGCAGACCAACAACCCGGGCCCGACCCTGTGGCTGCCGATCGGCGAGAAGGTCCGCTTCGTGCTGACCTCGCGCGACGTCATCCACGACTTCTGGGTGGTGCCGTTCCTCATGAAGATGGACGTCATCCCGGGGCACACCAACTCCTTCGAGGTCACGCCGAACCAGGAAGGCACCTTCCTGGGCAAGTGCGCCGAGCTCTGCGGCGTCGACCACTCGCGCATGCTCTTCAACGTGAAGGTCGTCTCCCCCGAGCGCTACCAGCAGCACCTCAAGGAGCTGGCGGCGAAGGGCCAGACCGGCTACGTGCCGGCGGGCATCGCTCAGACCGACCCCGCCAAGAACGCGGAGACGAACAAACTGTGA
- the ctaE gene encoding aa3-type cytochrome oxidase subunit III: MSVVATATTVETGHAHPSVNRPNLTSVGTIIWLSSELMFFAALFAMYFTLRSVTGAAHWSEMASSLNLPFSATNTTILVLSSLTCQLGVFAAERGDVKKLRTWFIITFVMGAIFIGGQVFEYTELVKKDGLSLSSDPYGSVFYLTTGFHGMHVTGGLIAFLLVLGRTYAAKRFTHEQATAAIVVSYYWHFVDVVWIGLFATIYLIQ; this comes from the coding sequence ATGTCGGTCGTGGCGACAGCAACGACAGTAGAAACCGGGCACGCGCACCCGTCGGTCAATCGGCCGAACCTCACCAGCGTCGGAACCATCATCTGGTTGAGTTCCGAGCTGATGTTCTTCGCGGCCCTCTTCGCGATGTACTTCACTCTGCGATCGGTAACGGGTGCCGCGCATTGGTCAGAGATGGCCTCGTCCCTGAACCTTCCGTTCTCGGCGACCAACACCACGATCCTGGTGCTCTCCTCCCTCACCTGCCAGCTCGGCGTCTTCGCCGCAGAGCGGGGCGATGTGAAGAAGCTCCGCACCTGGTTCATCATCACGTTCGTGATGGGCGCGATCTTCATCGGCGGCCAGGTCTTCGAGTACACCGAGCTGGTCAAGAAGGACGGCCTCTCGCTGTCCTCCGATCCGTACGGCTCGGTGTTCTATCTGACGACCGGCTTCCACGGCATGCATGTGACGGGCGGTCTGATCGCCTTCCTGCTGGTTCTCGGCAGGACGTACGCGGCCAAGAGGTTCACCCATGAGCAGGCGACAGCCGCCATCGTCGTGTCCTATTACTGGCACTTCGTCGATGTCGTCTGGATCGGCCTCTTCGCCACGATCTACCTGATCCAGTAA